Proteins found in one Hoplias malabaricus isolate fHopMal1 chromosome 17, fHopMal1.hap1, whole genome shotgun sequence genomic segment:
- the fut11 gene encoding alpha-(1,3)-fucosyltransferase 11, protein MGVKARLVLSWWLVQLWILPCRSHELVDMADRSVFLPQSALSDMEFVSVSSYRGPGNKDLRNNKELPIILWWSANLFPHFPGDTERVDCAHSSCLVTRNRKVQLHRRTTAIIFYGTDFRAYEAPLPRLPHQTWALFHEESPMNNYVLSHSPGIQLFNYTATFRRESDYPLTLQWLPSLSYLLTPPSVSIQDKNRWRQAGLAPVLYMQSHCDVPSDRDRYVQELMKYIQVDSYGKCLNNKPLPKHLEDTSTATGEDREFMSFVARYKFHLAMENGLCPDYMTEKLWRPMHQGCVPIYRGSSSVADWLPNAHSAVLIDNFASPQELAEFISALDKDDEEYLHYLEYKSPSKITNVRLLEGLEAREWGVNDMSKPNYLNGFECFVCDQENKRLAAVKAHRKDPEKYSAPQPKMANISHMGCPLPRPGYGPIEGIDANDSWLQMWPQDYWQSLDQAEGLVSLIKHNESDPGLLWEHIHSMAIRRGSGQ, encoded by the exons ATGGGTGTGAAAGCTAGGCTTGTGTTGTCTTGGTGGCTTGTGCAGCTGTGGATCCTACCATGCAGAAGTCACGAGCTGGTAGACATGGCAGACAGAAGTGTGTTCCTACCCCAGAGTGCCCTCTCAGATATGGAGTTTGTATCTGTGAGTTCCTATCGAGGCCCTGGCAATAAGGACCTGCGCAACAACAAAGAGTTACCCATTATCCTGTGGTGGAGCGCCAATCTCTTCCCTCATTTTCCCGGTGATACTGAGAGGGTGGACTGTGCCCATTCGTCCTGCCTTGTCACACGCAATCGCAAAGTCCAGCTGCACCGCCGAACTACGGCCATCATCTTTTACGGCACAGACTTCAGAGCCTATGAGGCACCTTTACCTCGTCTGCCCCACCAGACGTGGGCACTCTTCCATGAGGAATCACCCATGAACAATTATGTTCTGTCACACAGCCCAGGCATTCAACTCTTCAACTACACTGCAACGTTCAGGAGGGAGTCGGATTACCCTCTTACTCTGCAGTGGCTGCCATCACTGAGCTACCTCCTCACACCTCCCTCAGTCTCTATTCAGGACAAGAACCGCTGGAGGCAAGCTGGCCTGGCTCCAGTGCTCTACATGCAGTCCCACTGCGATGTGCCTTCAGACCGGGACCGCTATGTCCAGGAACTTATGAAATACATACAG GTGGACTCTTATGGGAAGTGTCTCAACAACAAGCCCTTACCAAAGCATTTGGAAGACACCAGCACAGCCACTGGGGAGGACAGAGAGTTTATGAGCTTCGTGGCACGGTATAAATTCCACCTTGCCATGGAAAACGGTTTGTGCCCTGATTATATGAccgagaaactgtggagacccATGCATCAGGGTTGCGTGCCCATCTACAGGGGCTCATCCTCGGTAGCTGACTGGCTTCCAAATGCACATTCTGCCGTTCTAATAGATAATTTTGCATCACCTCAAGAACTAGCCGAGTTCATCAGTGCTCTGGATAAGGATGACGAGGAGTATTTGCACTATTTGGAGTACAAGTCACCCAGCAAGATCACCAACGTCCGTCTCCTGGAAGGGCTGGAGGCTAGAGAGTGGGGTGTCAATGACATGAGCAAACCCAACTACCTGAATggttttgagtgttttgtgtgtgaccAGGAGAATAAACGACTGGCAGCAGTCAAAGCTCACAGAAAGGATCCTGAGAAGTATTCTGCACCCCAGCCAAAGATGGCCAACATCAGCCATATGGGCTGCCCACTGCCTAGACCTGGCTATGGACCCATAGAAGGAATTGACGCCAATGATAG
- the rab9b gene encoding ras-related protein Rab-9B: protein MSGKSLLLKVILLGDGGVGKSSLMNRYVTDRFDSQSFHTIGVEFLNRDLEVDGRLVTLQIWDTAGQERFKSLRTPFYRGADCCLLTFAVDDLQSFQNLGCWKKEFMYYSDVRDPERFPFVVLGNKVDKEDREVGEDEARAWCEENGCCPYFETSAKDDTNVSAAFEAAVREVLANEDQIDHALLSSTIDLHGNRKAPRSSCC from the coding sequence ATGAGTGGGAAGAGTCTCCTTCTGAAGGTTATCTTACTGGGTGATGGTGGGGTGGGGAAGAGTTCTCTGATGAATCGCTATGTGACTGACCGCTTTGATTCGCAATCCTTCCACACCATTGGCGTGGAGTTCCTGAACCGAGACCTGGAGGTGGATGGGCGCCTAGTCACTCTGCAAATATGGGACACGGCAGGTCAGGAGCGTTTTAAGAGCCTCCGCACTCCTTTCTACCGTGGTGCAGACTGCTGCCTCCTTACATTCGCTGTGGATGACCTGCAGAGCTTTCAGAACCTGGGCTGCTGGAAGAAGGAGTTCATGTACTACTCAGATGTGCGTGACCCTGAGCGCTTCCCATTTGTGGTGCTGGGCAACAAAGTTGATAAGGAGGACCGTGAAGTGGGCGAGGATGAGGCCCGGGCATGGTGCGAGGAGAACGGCTGCTGCCCGTATTTTGAGACCAGTGCCAAAGACGACACCAATGTGAGTGCCGCCTTTGAGGCAGCTGTAAGGGAGGTGCTGGCCAATGAAGATCAGATTGACCACGCCTTGCTGAGCAGCACCATTGACCTCCATGGCAACCGTAAAGCACCACGCTCCTCTTGCTGCTGA